The Alnus glutinosa chromosome 7, dhAlnGlut1.1, whole genome shotgun sequence genome includes a region encoding these proteins:
- the LOC133873036 gene encoding ribulose bisphosphate carboxylase/oxygenase activase 2, chloroplastic-like isoform X1 → MESVISIETCALLGVKKGACFLQLKLNGSGARDLLPSSAFLGNSLKRVSSISKITHQRSISSGNFKPVAEFDEEKQSSKDRWGGLAFDISDDQQDITRGKGMVDTLFQAPMGSGTHYAVMSSYDYSSAGLRQFNVDNNMDGFYIAPAFMDKVVVHITKNFLSLPNIKVPLILGIWGGKGQGKSFQCELVFAKMGINPIMMSAGELESGNAGEPAKLIRQRYREAADIIRKGKMCCLFINDLDAGAGRLGGTTQYTVNNQMVNATLMNIADNPTSVQLPGMYNKEENPRVPVIVTGNDFSTLYAPLIRDGRMEKFYWAPSREDCIGVCSGIFRTDGIPKKDVVKLVDAFPGQSIDFFGALRARVYDDEVRRWISSVGVENVGKRLVNSKEGPPIFEEPEMTLEQLLGYGTMLVQEQENVKRVQLADKYLSEAALGDANEDAIKTGNFYG, encoded by the exons ATGGAATCAGTGATTTCAATTGAAACTTGTGCTTTATTGGGTGTAAAGAAAGGAGCATGTTTTTTGCAGTTGAAATTGAATGGTTCTGGGGCCAGAGATTTGCTTCCAAGCTCGGCATTTTTGGGCAACAGCTTGAAGAGGGTGAGCTCCATTTCCAAGATCACCCACCAGAGGAGTATATCCTCTGGGAATTTCAAGCCTGTTGCGGAGTTCGATGAGGAGAAGCAGAGCTCCAAGGACAGATGGGGAGGACTAGCCTTCGACATTTCCGACGATCAGCAGGACATTACAAGAGGAAAGGGAATGGTGGACACTCTCTTCCAAGCTCCTATGGGTTCCGGGACTCACTATGCTGTCATGAGCTCCTACGATTACTCCAGTGCTGGCCTTCGACA ATTCAACGTTGATAACAACATGGATGGATTTTACATTGCTCCCGCGTTCATGGACAAGGTTGTTGTTCACATCACCAAGAACTTCTTGAGCTTGCCAAACATTAAG GTTCCTCTCATCTTGGGCATCTGGGGAGGCAAAGGTCAAGGAAAATCATTCCAATGTGAGCTTGTCTTTGCAAAAATGGGAATCAA CCCCATCATGATGAGTGCCGGAGAATTAGAAAGTGGGAATGCCGGAGAGCCTGCAAAGCTGATTAGGCAAAGGTATCGTGAAGCAGCCGACATCATCAGGAAGGGAAAAATGTGCTGCCTATTCATTAATGACCTGGATGCCGGAGCCGGTAGGCTCGGCGGAACTACCCAGTACACGGTGAACAATCAAATGGTGAATGCCACCCTCATGAACATTGCTGATAACCCAACCAGTGTCCAGCTTCCCGGCATGTACAATAAGGAGGAGAATCCCCGGGTTCCCGTCATAGTCACCGGCAATGACTTCTCTACATTGTATGCCCCTCTCATCCGTGATGGTCGTATGGAAAAGTTTTATTGGGCACCTTCTCGGGAAGACTGCATTGGTGTCTGCTCGGGTATCTTCAGGACAGACGGTATACCCAAGAAGGACGTAGTGAAGCTTGTCGACGCCTTTCCTGGACAGTCCAttg ACTTCTTTGGTGCCCTGAGGGCAAGAGTCTATGACGATGAAGTGAGGAGATGGATATCGAGTGTCGGGGTAGAAAATGTTGGGAAAAGGCTTGTGAACTCAAAGGAGGGACCTCCAATCTTTGAGGAACCAGAAATGACTCTCGAGCAGCTGCTTGGGTATGGAACCATGCTTGTCCAAGAGCAGGAGAATGTGAAGAGAGTCCAATTGGCTGATAAGTACTTGAGTGAGGCAGCTCTTGGAGATGCAAATGAAGACGCCATTAAAACTGGAAATTTCTATGGTTAA
- the LOC133873369 gene encoding uncharacterized protein LOC133873369 → MLEGIRTSLMRRYQRKREIIAAMEGNVGPKIKEKLEIEEDEAGHCTPTFAGDGLFEVECRGRRYAVNLPAKTCGCRKWDVSGIPCAHAISSIWHGGGNPEDYLSPYFGKEMYLKAYTPIIYPVPSEEQWARTNQPIIEPPKARASSGRPKKLRNRGADETLNPYTVRKGGTKNQCRMCKKYGHNTRTCTARMRHDERQERRRNFYRKHAADLDCNLDRLDGSSSAPSVAQSTASMPSAPSSATSSAPCVGNPTHPTGSRGQKRRREDDSNSASGQGQGRGASSASTQSRGQRSTRGRGASSEGEGQGQGEGIATAQGRGQNTTRGRGESSTTTAQGRGQRSTRGMGASSQGEGIATAQGRGQKSNLGLATRTRIFGRLRTSVLQTGMHKSK, encoded by the exons ATGTTGGAAGGCATTAGGACAAGTTTGATGAGAAGGTACCAGCGGAAAAGAGAAATTATAGCTGCGATGGAAGGCAATGTTGGGCCAAAAATTAAGGAGAAGTTGGAGATAGAAGAAGATGAGGCCGGACATTGTACACCAACATTTGCTGGTGATGGTTTATTTGAGGTCGAGTGCAGGGGTAGAAGGTATGCTGTGAATTTACCTGCCAAGACATGTGGGTGCAGAAAGTGGGATGTTTCTGGTATCCCATGTGCTCATGCCATCTCATCAATATGGCATGGTGGAGGCAACCCTGAGGATTATCTGAGCCCATACTTTGGCAAGGAGATGTACCTAAAGGCATACACACCCATCATCTACCCTGTACCCAGTGAGGAGCAGTGGGCTAGGACAAATCAACCCATCATTGAACCACCTAAGGCAAGGGCATCTTCGGGAAGACCTAAAAAACTGAGGAACAGAGGGGCTGATGAGACCTTAAATCCCTACACAGTTAGAAAGGGTGGTACGAAGAACCAATGTAGGATGTGCAAAAAATATGGTCACAATACTAGAACATGCACTGCGAGGATGCGACATGATGAAAGACAAGAACGTAGGCGGAATTTCTATAGAAAACATGCAGCAGATCTTGACTGCAATCTTGACAGG ttggaTGGTTCATCCAGTGCCCCATCTGTGGCCCAATCTACTGCATCAATGCCAAGTGCCCCATCCAGTGCCACATCCAGCGCCCCATGTGTTGGTAATCCTACTCACCCAACAGGAAGTAGGGGGcaaaagaggagaagagaagatgATTCAAACAGTGCGTCTGGACAAGGTCAGGGAAGGGGTGCAAGCAGTGCATCTACACAAAGTCGAGGTCAAAGGAGCACAAGAGGAAGGGGTGCAAGCAGTGAaggggaaggacaaggtcaggGTGAAGGCATTGCAACTGCACAAGGTAGAGGGCAAAATACGACAAGAGGAAGGGGTGAAAGCAGTACAACTACTGCACAAGGTCGAGGTCAAAGGAGCACAAGAGGAATGGGTGCAAGCAGTCAGGGTGAAGGCATTGCTACTGCACAAGGTAGGGGGCAAAAGAGCAATCTCGGGTTGGCCACCAGGACAAGAATATTTGGCAGGTTGAGAACTTCTGTTTTACAAACAGGAATGCACAAGAGCAAATGA
- the LOC133874366 gene encoding uncharacterized protein LOC133874366: MVVATMAWLSGATKSISLHNLFSHHEKPHPPTLGILAFETAKAMTRLVSLYRSLADDEILKLRKEAMRSKGVAYLNSQDEGFLLKLACAERLEDLNQAAHTVSRLGQKCSDFGLNRFDIVYNDLKLGVIEISKLEFDTRGVQKIIERMEKSISTTANLYTALESLAQMEVSERKVDRWKNTLGNKHKTNSEYLKQKIVFQKKQVQRYKEISLWNQSFDRSVGLMARTVCVVYARICTVFGPYVSGLPSLSKNLRPSPNQKRQIFWFDHETNHCLIEFRDTNEKSGSRSGPMPKTTQKKEIVRFFSSESNNFFSDEIRFTSNNNCGAIGKYNRVFSLAPPSTVGGSGLSLRYANVIICAERCLYTPATIGEDERGALYEMLPSRLKATVRVKLKSHWLKKEEESNGCDGHSLAEGWRDAVEEIMGWLGPLAHDTMKWQTERNYERQKFDPKPTVLLLQTLHYSDLEKAEAAIVEILVGLSCIYRYEPR, translated from the coding sequence ATGGTGGTTGCAACCATGGCCTGGCTCTCTGGGGCCACCAAGAGCATCTCCTTGCACAATCTTTTCTCGCACCACGAGAAACCGCACCCGCCGACCCTCGGAATCCTCGCATTCGAGACAGCCAAGGCGATGACGCGCCTCGTCTCGCTCTACAGGTCCCTTGCCGACGACGAGATCTTGAAGCTCAGAAAAGAGGCCATGAGGTCCAAAGGCGTCGCATATTTGAACAGCCAAGACGAAGGATTTCTTCTCAAGCTTGCTTGCGCAGAAAGGCTCGAGGATCTCAATCAAGCCGCCCACACCGTCTCCCGCCTGGGCCAGAAATGCTCCGATTTCGGACTTAACCGGTTCGACATTGTCTACAATGATTTGAAGCTCGGAGTCATCGAAATAAGCAAGCTCGAATTCGATACGAGAGGCGTCCAGAAAATCATTGAAAGAATGGAGAAATCCATATCCACTACTGCCAATCTGTACACAGCGTTGGAATCCCTCGCCCAAATGGAAGTATCGGAGCGAAAAGTTGACCGGTGGAAGAACACTCTCGGTAACAAACACAAGACAAATTCGGAATATCTAAAGCAGAAAATCGTGTTTCAGAAAAAACAGGTGCAACGCTATAAAGAAATCTCGTTGTGGAACCAGAGCTTCGACAGGAGCGTAGGGCTCATGGCGCGAACCGTTTGCGTCGTGTACGCCCGAATCTGCACCGTTTTCGGACCCTACGTTTCGGGTCTACCGTCTCTCTCGAAGAACTTACGTCCTTCTCCGAATCAGAAAAGGCAAATCTTTTGGTTTGACCACGAGACCAACCATTGCCTTATCGAATTCCGAGACACAAACGAAAAGTCCGGTTCGAGATCTGGTCCGATGCCGAAGACCACTCAGAAAAAGGAAATTGTCCGGTTCTTCAGCAGCGAATCGAACAACTTTTTCTCGGACGAAATCCGGTTTACGAGCAACAACAACTGCGGAGCGATAGGGAAGTACAACAGAGTTTTCAGCTTGGCTCCGCCGTCCACGGTGGGGGGGTCCGGGCTCTCTCTGCGCTACGCAAACGTGATAATATGCGCGGAGCGGTGTTTGTACACGCCGGCCACCATAGGCGAGGACGAGCGTGGGGCGTTGTACGAGATGTTGCCGTCGAGGCTCAAGGCGACGGTGAGGGTGAAGCTGAAGAGCCATTGGctgaagaaggaggaggagtcAAATGGGTGCGATGGGCACTCGCTGGCGGAGGGGTGGAGGGACGCGGTGGAGGAGATAATGGGGTGGCTGGGGCCACTGGCTCACGACACGATGAAGTGGCAGACGGAGAGGAACTATGAGAGGCAGAAGTTTGATCCAAAGCCTACGGTGCTGTTGTTGCAGACGCTGCACTACTCGGATTTGGAGAAGGCGGAGGCTGCCATTGTCGAAATTTTGGTGGGGTTGAGTTGTATATATAGGTATGAGCCTCGGTGA
- the LOC133873036 gene encoding ribulose bisphosphate carboxylase/oxygenase activase 2, chloroplastic-like isoform X2, which translates to MAASVPTVGPVNRASLKLNGSGARDLLPSSAFLGNSLKRVSSISKITHQRSISSGNFKPVAEFDEEKQSSKDRWGGLAFDISDDQQDITRGKGMVDTLFQAPMGSGTHYAVMSSYDYSSAGLRQFNVDNNMDGFYIAPAFMDKVVVHITKNFLSLPNIKVPLILGIWGGKGQGKSFQCELVFAKMGINPIMMSAGELESGNAGEPAKLIRQRYREAADIIRKGKMCCLFINDLDAGAGRLGGTTQYTVNNQMVNATLMNIADNPTSVQLPGMYNKEENPRVPVIVTGNDFSTLYAPLIRDGRMEKFYWAPSREDCIGVCSGIFRTDGIPKKDVVKLVDAFPGQSIDFFGALRARVYDDEVRRWISSVGVENVGKRLVNSKEGPPIFEEPEMTLEQLLGYGTMLVQEQENVKRVQLADKYLSEAALGDANEDAIKTGNFYG; encoded by the exons ATGGCTGCCTCTGTTCCAACTGTAGGGCCTGTTAACAGAGCATCG TTGAAATTGAATGGTTCTGGGGCCAGAGATTTGCTTCCAAGCTCGGCATTTTTGGGCAACAGCTTGAAGAGGGTGAGCTCCATTTCCAAGATCACCCACCAGAGGAGTATATCCTCTGGGAATTTCAAGCCTGTTGCGGAGTTCGATGAGGAGAAGCAGAGCTCCAAGGACAGATGGGGAGGACTAGCCTTCGACATTTCCGACGATCAGCAGGACATTACAAGAGGAAAGGGAATGGTGGACACTCTCTTCCAAGCTCCTATGGGTTCCGGGACTCACTATGCTGTCATGAGCTCCTACGATTACTCCAGTGCTGGCCTTCGACA ATTCAACGTTGATAACAACATGGATGGATTTTACATTGCTCCCGCGTTCATGGACAAGGTTGTTGTTCACATCACCAAGAACTTCTTGAGCTTGCCAAACATTAAG GTTCCTCTCATCTTGGGCATCTGGGGAGGCAAAGGTCAAGGAAAATCATTCCAATGTGAGCTTGTCTTTGCAAAAATGGGAATCAA CCCCATCATGATGAGTGCCGGAGAATTAGAAAGTGGGAATGCCGGAGAGCCTGCAAAGCTGATTAGGCAAAGGTATCGTGAAGCAGCCGACATCATCAGGAAGGGAAAAATGTGCTGCCTATTCATTAATGACCTGGATGCCGGAGCCGGTAGGCTCGGCGGAACTACCCAGTACACGGTGAACAATCAAATGGTGAATGCCACCCTCATGAACATTGCTGATAACCCAACCAGTGTCCAGCTTCCCGGCATGTACAATAAGGAGGAGAATCCCCGGGTTCCCGTCATAGTCACCGGCAATGACTTCTCTACATTGTATGCCCCTCTCATCCGTGATGGTCGTATGGAAAAGTTTTATTGGGCACCTTCTCGGGAAGACTGCATTGGTGTCTGCTCGGGTATCTTCAGGACAGACGGTATACCCAAGAAGGACGTAGTGAAGCTTGTCGACGCCTTTCCTGGACAGTCCAttg ACTTCTTTGGTGCCCTGAGGGCAAGAGTCTATGACGATGAAGTGAGGAGATGGATATCGAGTGTCGGGGTAGAAAATGTTGGGAAAAGGCTTGTGAACTCAAAGGAGGGACCTCCAATCTTTGAGGAACCAGAAATGACTCTCGAGCAGCTGCTTGGGTATGGAACCATGCTTGTCCAAGAGCAGGAGAATGTGAAGAGAGTCCAATTGGCTGATAAGTACTTGAGTGAGGCAGCTCTTGGAGATGCAAATGAAGACGCCATTAAAACTGGAAATTTCTATGGTTAA
- the LOC133873059 gene encoding L-type lectin-domain containing receptor kinase S.4-like yields the protein MAKFLWIFSALIFLTIPVSSQLNQLFFPGFKAAATNLTLNGNANIQKTGILELTNETSRLMGHAFYASPFQFKNSTDGKAFSFSTSFAFAIVPEYPKLGGHGMAFTIAPSKNLKALPSQYLGLLNASDLGNFSNHLFAVEFDTVQDFEFGDINDNHVGIDINSLTSNDSAVAAYFTDNSTKQDLNLKSGKAIQVWIDYDSVQNVLNVTISPSSSKPRKPILSFPVDLSPILQEFMFVGFSASTGLLASSHHLLGWSFKINGQAPALDLSSLPSLPGPKKKHTALTVGVSVAAIILALAAISVAIYLFRKTKNADIIEDWELELGPHRYSYPELKKATNGFKEKELLGHGGFGRVYKGTLPKSKIQVAVKRISHDSKQGLPEFISEIASIGRLRHRNLVQLLGWCRRGGDLLLVYDFMANGSLDKFLFDEPQRVLSWEERFNIIKGVASGLLYLHEGYEQVVIHRDVKASNVLLDSELNGRLGDFGLARLYEHGANPSTTRVVGTLGYLAPELPRTGKATAGSDVYAFGALLLEVVCGRRPIEPKAMPEELVLVDWVWDRFLEGRFLDVVDSRLNGQYDEGEVVMVLKLGLMCSNNAPVARPSMRHVVMYLEGEAEILDDLRAPGEYNGGKGHVEGFEDFVHSFPSSSYGNMSSAAFARNRGMENSFASLSSSSLSLLDGRGGVTR from the coding sequence ATGGCCAAATTTCTTTGGATTTTCTCTGCTCTTATCTTCCTAACTATCCCAGTTTCATCCCAGCTGAACCAGCTCTTCTTTCCTGGATTCAAAGCTGCTGCCACCAACTTAACCTTAAACGGCAACGCTAATATCCAGAAAACCGGGATTCTTGAGTTAACCAACGAGACCAGTCGGTTAATGGGCCATGCCTTCTATGCCTCTCCTTTTCAGTTCAAGAACTCCACCGATGGTAAAGCTTTCTCTTTCTCCACCTCCTTTGCTTTTGCTATAGTCCCAGAGTATCCAAAGCTCGGAGGCCATGGCATGGCTTTCACAATCGCACCCTCCAAGAATCTGAAAGCTCTGCCCAGCCAGTACTTGGGACTTCTTAACGCCAGCGATCTGGGAAATTTTTCCAACCATCTCTTCGCGGTTGAATTCGACACCGTCCAAGACTTCGAGTTCGGAGACATCAACGACAACCATGTCGGCATCGACATCAATAGCTTAACCTCCAACGACTCCGCCGTCGCAGCGTATTTCACTGACAATTCAACCAAACAAGATCTTAACCTCAAGAGTGGGAAAGCTATTCAGGTGTGGATCGACTACGATTCAGTTCAAAATGTTCTCAACGTAACGATTTCGCCGTCTTCTTCAAAACCCAGAAAGCCAATCTTGTCATTTCCGGTAGATCTCTCACCGATCCTCCAAGAATTTATGTTCGTTGGGTTCTCTGCTTCAACGGGTTTGCTCGCTAGCTCACACCACCTCTTGGGCTGGAGCTTTAAGATTAACGGGCAAGCTCCAGCCCTTGATCTCTCTTCTCTGCCTTCTCTACCAGGACCCAAGAAGAAACACACAGCTCTTACAGTAGGAGTTTCTGTTGCAGCTATTATTCTTGCACTAGCTGCAATCTCCGTTGCCATTTACCTCTTCAGAAAGACAAAAAACGCCGACATAATCGAAGATTGGGAGCTTGAACTAGGCCCACATCGGTACTCTTACCCGGAACTGAAGAAAGCAACCAATGGTTTCAAAGAAAAAGAGCTACTCGGGCACGGTGGATTCGGTCGAGTTTACAAAGGGACGCTTCCAAAGTCGAAGATCCAAGTTGCGGTTAAGAGAATCTCGCACGATTCCAAACAGGGTCTGCCTGAGTTCATCTCGGAAATCGCTAGCATCGGTCGGCTTCGCCACCGGAATTTGGTTCAATTATTGGGTTGGTGTCGCAGAGGAGGTGATCTTCTTCTTGTATATGATTTTATGGCTAATGGGAGTTTAGATAAGTTCTTGTTTGATGAGCCACAAAGAGTTCTCAGTTGGGAGGAAAGGTTCAATATCATAAAGGGTGTCGCTTCTGGGCTTCTGTATTTACACGAAGGCTATGAACAGGTTGTGATTCACAGAGACGTGAAGGCCAGCAATGTGTTGCTAGACAGCGAGCTCAACGGAAGACTAGGCGATTTCGGGCTTGCGAGATTGTACGAGCACGGGGCAAACCCGAGCACCACCCGGGTCGTCGGCACTCTCGGGTATCTTGCACCGGAGCTGCCTAGAACAGGCAAGGCCACAGCGGGGTCCGATGTGTATGCATTTGGCGCACTTTTGCTAGAGGTTGTCTGTGGGCGCCGGCCGATTGAGCCCAAGGCAATGCCGGAAGAGTTAGTTTTGGTGGATTGGGTGTGGGACAGGTTCTTAGAAGGGAGGTTCCTTGATGTGGTGGACTCCCGGCTGAATGGGCAGTACGACGAAGGTGAGGTGGTGATGGTGTTGAAGCTAGGGCTGATGTGTTCAAATAATGCGCCGGTAGCACGGCCGAGCATGCGGCATGTGGTGATGTATTTGGAAGGAGAGGCTGAGATCTTGGACGACTTGAGAGCACCGGGCGAGTACAATGGAGGTAAGGGTCATGTGGAGGGGTTCGAAGATTTTGTGCACTCATTTCCGTCTTCGTCGTACGGTAATATGAGCTCCGCCGCGTTCGCGAGGAATAGAGGTATGGAGAATAGTTTTGCTTCTCTTTCGTCTTCGTCTCTCTCCCTACTCGATGGGAGAGGAGGGGTGACCAGGTAG